A single genomic interval of Drosophila virilis strain 15010-1051.87 chromosome 2, Dvir_AGI_RSII-ME, whole genome shotgun sequence harbors:
- the LOC6632314 gene encoding developmentally-regulated GTP-binding protein 2: MGILEKIAEIEREIARTQKNKATEYHLGLLKAKLAKYRSQLLEPSKKGEKGEGFDVLKSGDARVALIGFPSVGKSTMLSTLTKTESEAANYEFTTLTCIPGVIEYQGANIQLLDLPGIIEGAAQGKGRGRQVIAVARTADLVLMMLDATKPNVHRELLERELESVGIRLNKRKPNIYFKQKKGGGLSFNSTCALTRCSEKMVQMILHSFKIFNAEVLFREDCTEDEFIDVVTANRVYLPCLYVYNKIDQISIEEVDRLARQPHSIVVSCNMKLNLDYMLEALWEALQLIRVYTKKPGAPPDFDDGLILRKGVSVEHVCHAIHRTLAAQFKYALVWGTSTKYSPQRVGIAHVMADEDVIQVVKK; the protein is encoded by the exons ATGGGCATTCTAGAGAAGATTGCGGAGATCGAGCGCGAAATTGCGCGCACACAAAAGAACAAAG CCACTGAATACCATTTGGGCCTATTGAAAGCCAAATTAGCCAAGTATCGCTCGCAACTGCTGGAGCCGTCGAAGAAGGGCGAGAAGGGTGAAGGATTCGATGTGCTCAAGAGCGGAGATGCGCGTGTGGCGCTCATTGGTTTCCCCAGTGTGGGCAAATCCACCATGTTGTCGACACTCACCAAAACCGAATCGGAAGCAG CCAACTACGAGTTCACCACGCTGACATGCATACCCGGCGTGATTGAGTACCAGGGTGCAAACATACAGCTGCTCGATTTGCCGGGTATCATCGAGGGCGCCGCCCAGGGCAAGGGTCGTGGTCGTCAGGTCATTGCTGTGGCACGCACCGCTGACCTGGTGCTGATGATGCTGGACGCCACCAAGCCGAATGTCCATCGCGAGCTGCTCGAACGTGAGCTGGAATCGGTGGGCATACGCCTGAACAAGCGCAAGCccaatatttactttaaacAGAAAAAGGGCGGCGGCCTGAGCTTTAATTCCACCTGCGCGCTGACGCGCTGCAGCGAGAAAATGGTGCAAATGATTCTCCACTCATTCAAGATCTTCAATGCGGAGGTGCTGTTTCGCGAGGATTGCACAGAGGATGAGTTCATTGATGTGGTCACGGCCAATCGTGTCTATCTACCTTGCCTTTATGTGTATAATAAGATTGATCAGATATCCATAGAAGAGGTGGATCGGCTGGCGCGACAGCCGCACTCCATTGTGGTTAGCTGTAATATGAAACTTAATTTGGACTACATGCTGGAGGCGCTCTGGGAGGCCCTGCAGCTCATCAGGGTGTACACCAAAAAGCCCGGTGCGCCGCCAGATTTTGACGATGGCCTGATTCTGCGAAAG GGCGTCAGTGTGGAGCATGTCTGCCATGCCATCCATCGAACGCTGGCCGCACAATTCAAGTACGCGCTGGTCTGGGGCACGTCGACGAAATACTCGCCACAGCGCGTGGGCATAGCCCATGTCATGGCCGATGAGGATGTCATTCAGGTGGTCAAGAAGTAA
- the LOC6632315 gene encoding uncharacterized protein isoform X2 — MAFALIFQATLGKQAKALGAGNLEAWPNMIKLRPYVPSKRIAIRDSSIDEDISDDVDDEVFIKDARSAKRSEEQGLKRPLMAPRRKNSSGSGNSSTPIMKQHKRRRCCRWCEPFCYGLAALTVLCALLSLAALMLTLFPLPVQRIHHWWGEDAQLAALSAAGSSYGSSLGSEFVPCTQISVQRLWTRSLPRMNSESPLRAADLNGDGIRDVIFGYGVDDNIHYEGIPLPRCKSAQQGDDVPCEGGVVALNGRDGSLLWQTWSVANVFSLHCNADVDRDGGIDCLAAGRLGMIFAINGRTGQVIWNFHELEVETNSPIVMDLYTINVLRDLDGDEVPELIAAHLEEREESKAGHIKLISGKTGKVLRSIPTPHREEMFVPIQLLTQADGTELLLMLTGGQNTPGGIYSLRLLTLMAHTSEKHFIPLHQQTSSGLMVPAVLSDLNGDGISDIVVAAFNSSVYAYDGHTYGMLWNYTFPASECVSAIVPGHFDRDNVTDFMVKYNTGPGFPVYYYSQTTILDGRTGQPLLDATMTDAGGASSLLGGVSISQSFGGDFFLHWQLQCRNRPNARDAYEFVPDSDIILQARADTCRLRYNESMVLKLFAIARHIEPPGAVLFSTDDLEVHLNRTQRPAPAGKKSPLKHPKLLKKLLANREQLLRQAAIDGADQQQEQPPGPVKYTKQHHKHPLPELLPENELPSFAGGYIKEPYKEFDYEPGAVENPNAMRLPEEYELVYNDELPQLAEQNERPIHLRSKYPSGSNRDVRSGRLESSSTTSTPSSTSTSQPLSAQSPLSLWDLELDNEAQEQAADAAAAAAVTSSTRQSQYRRRKRQRRNEPASASSTSSSASTTSNNASEDSTATPVDAPAEDWYLASISSTGVLLKALGNVSSSLDFAFVLNIRESEAYPPLFSPQDLSCVEEKISAYKSYTADNLRVLRKQFLKQCLSERLVDADPALPKYEAQLIITRIGITCTCRTLQPGEVCSELDPIEAQRWTEFMGNDGNGYYAN; from the exons ATGGCTTTTGCGCTGATATTTCAG GCAACGCTTGGCAAACAGGCAAAGGCGCTGGGCGCTGGCAACTTGGAAGCGTGGCCCAACATGATCAAACTGCGACCATATGTGCCCTCCAAGCGCATCGCCATACGGGACTCCTCAATTGATGAGGACATCAGCGATGATGTTGACGATGAGGTGTTCATCAAGGACGCCAGATCTGCAAAG CGCAGCGAAGAGCAGGGCCTGAAGCGTCCACTGATGGCGCCGCGTCGCAAGAATAGCTCCGGCTCTGGGAACAGCTCCACGCCGATCATGAAGCAGCACAAGCGACGACGCTGCTGCCGTTGGTGTGAGCCCTTCTGCTATGGCCTTGCCGCGCTCACCGTGCTCTGTGCGCTGTTGAGTTTGGCGGCATTGATGCTGACGCTATTCCCGCTGCCCGTGCAGCGCATCCATCACTGGTGGGGCGAGGATGCGCAGCTGGCGGCCCTGTCCGCTGCGGGCAGCAGCTATGGCAGCAGTCTGGGCAGCGAGTTCGTGCCCTGCACACAGATCAGCGTACAGCGACTGTGGACACGCAGTCTGCCCAGAATGAACAGTGAGAGTCCGTTGCGAGCAGCCGATCTGAATGGGGATGGTATCCGGGATGTAATCTTTGGCTATGGCGTCGACGACAACATACACTACGAGGGCATACCGCTGCCACGCTGCAAATCGGCCCAGCAGGGCGATGATGTGCCCTGCGAGGGTGGCGTCGTGGCGCTCAATGGACGCGATGGTTCCCTATTGTGGCAAACGTGGAGTGTGGCGAATGTGTTCTCGCTGCACTGTAATGCGGACGTAGACCGAGATGGTGGCATCGATTGTTTGGCGGCGGGACGACTGGGC ATGATATTTGCCATTAATGGACGCACTGGTCAGGTCATATGGAACTTTCACGAACTGGAGGTGGAGACCAACTCGCCCATTGTCATGGATCTGTACACGATCAATGTGCTACGCGACCTGGATGGCGATGAGGTGCCCGAACTGATAGCCGCACACTTGGAGGAGCGCGAGGAGTCCAAAGCGGGCCACATAAAGCTTATCTCAGGCAAAACGGGAAAGGTGCTGCGCAGCATACCCACGCCGCATCGCGAGGAGATGTTTGTGCCTATACAGCTGCTGACCCAGGCCGACGGCACCGAGCTGCTGCTCATGTTGACCGGCGGGCAGAATACGCCGGGCGGCATTTACAGTCTGCGGCTGCTCACGTTGATGGCGCACACCAGCGAGAAGCATTTCATCCCACTGCATCAGCAGACGAGCTCTGGTCTGATGGTGCCTGCCGTGCTCAGCGATCTGAATGGCGATGGCATCTCGGATATCGTGGTGGCCGCCTTCAATAGCAGCGTCTATGCCTACGATGGACACACCTATGGGATGCTCTGGAACTATACGTTCCCGGCCAGCGAATGTGTAAGCGCCATTGTGCCCGGGCACTTTGATCGCGATAATGTCACGGATTTTATGGTCAAGTATAATACGGGTCCAGGTTTTCCTGTCTACTATTACTCGCAGACAACGATACTAGACGGACGCACTGGGCAGCCGCTGCTTGATGCCACGATGACGGATGCGGGCGGCGCAAGCAGTTTGCTCGGTGGCGTCTCCATCTCGCAAAGCTTTGGCGGCGATTTCTTTCTGCACTGGCAGCTGCAGTGCCGCAACAGGCCGAATGCAAGAGATGCTTACGAGTTTGTGCCGGACAGCGACATCATTTTGCAGGCACGGGCGGACACCTGTCGGCTACGCTATAACGAGTCCATGGTGCTGAAGCTGTTTGCCATTGCCCGGCACATTGAGCCGCCGGGCGCTGTGCTGTTTAGCACAGATGATCTCGAGGTGCATCTGAATCGCACACAGCGACCGGCGCCGGCGGGCAAAAAGTCGCCGCTCAAGCATCCCAAGCTGCTCAAGAAGCTGCTGGCCAATCGGGAGCAACTGCTGAGGCAGGCCGCCATAGATGGAGCCgatcagcagcaggagcagccgcCTGGTCCGGTCAAGTACACAAAACAGCATCACAAGCATCCGCTGCCAGAGCTGTTGCCGGAGAACGAGTTGCCCAGCTTTGCTGGTGGATACATCAAGGAGCCCTACAAAGAATTT GACTATGAGCCAGGGGCAGTAGAAAACCCCAATGCCATGCGTCTGCCAGAGGAGTATGAGCTAGTGTACAATGATGAGCTGCCGCAGCTGGCGGAGCAGAACGAGCGGCCCATACATCTACGCAGCAAATATCCCAGTGGGAGCAATCGGGATGTGCGCAGCGGCAGACTTGAGTCgagcagcaccaccagcacccCCAGCAGCACCTCCACCAGCCAGCCGTTGTCCGCACAGTCGCCGCTCAGCCTGTGGGATCTGGAGCTGGACAATGAGGCGCAGGAGCAGGCAGCggatgcagcagctgcggcagcggtaACCAGTTCCACGAGACAGTCGCAGTATCGCAGACGCAAGCGACAGCGACGTAATGAGCCAGCCTCTGCCAGCAGCACCAGTAGCAGTGCTTCCACTACCAGCAATAATGCTAGCGAGGATTCGACAGCGACGCCAGTGGATGCACCAGCAGAGGACTGGTATTTGGCATCTATTTCGTCGACGGGCGTGTTGCTCAAGGCGCTGGGCAATGTCAGCTCTTCGCTAGactttgcctttgtgctcaaCATACGCGAATCCGAGGCGTATCCACCGTTGTTCTCGCCGCAGGATCTCAGCTGTGTCGAGGAAAAGATCAGCGCCTATAAAA GCTATACCGCCGACAATTTGCGCGTGCTGCGCAAGCAATTCCTCAAGCAGTGCCTGAGCGAGCGGCTCGTTGACGCGGATCCCGCGTTGCCCAAATATGAGGCACAGCTGATAATTACACGAATTGGCATTACATGCACCTGCCGCACGCTGCAGCCGGGCGAGGTGTGCTCTGAGCTGGATCCAATTGAAGCACAACGCTGGACTGAGTTCATGGGCAATGATGGCAATGGCTATTATGCCAATTAA
- the LOC6632315 gene encoding uncharacterized protein isoform X1 has translation MAFALIFQATLGKQAKALGAGNLEAWPNMIKLRPYVPSKRIAIRDSSIDEDISDDVDDEVFIKDARSAKRSEEQGLKRPLMAPRRKNSSGSGNSSTPIMKQHKRRRCCRWCEPFCYGLAALTVLCALLSLAALMLTLFPLPVQRIHHWWGEDAQLAALSAAGSSYGSSLGSEFVPCTQISVQRLWTRSLPRMNSESPLRAADLNGDGIRDVIFGYGVDDNIHYEGIPLPRCKSAQQGDDVPCEGGVVALNGRDGSLLWQTWSVANVFSLHCNADVDRDGGIDCLAAGRLGMIFAINGRTGQVIWNFHELEVETNSPIVMDLYTINVLRDLDGDEVPELIAAHLEEREESKAGHIKLISGKTGKVLRSIPTPHREEMFVPIQLLTQADGTELLLMLTGGQNTPGGIYSLRLLTLMAHTSEKHFIPLHQQTSSGLMVPAVLSDLNGDGISDIVVAAFNSSVYAYDGHTYGMLWNYTFPASECVSAIVPGHFDRDNVTDFMVKYNTGPGFPVYYYSQTTILDGRTGQPLLDATMTDAGGASSLLGGVSISQSFGGDFFLHWQLQCRNRPNARDAYEFVPDSDIILQARADTCRLRYNESMVLKLFAIARHIEPPGAVLFSTDDLEVHLNRTQRPAPAGKKSPLKHPKLLKKLLANREQLLRQAAIDGADQQQEQPPGPVKYTKQHHKHPLPELLPENELPSFAGGYIKEPYKEFKDYEPGAVENPNAMRLPEEYELVYNDELPQLAEQNERPIHLRSKYPSGSNRDVRSGRLESSSTTSTPSSTSTSQPLSAQSPLSLWDLELDNEAQEQAADAAAAAAVTSSTRQSQYRRRKRQRRNEPASASSTSSSASTTSNNASEDSTATPVDAPAEDWYLASISSTGVLLKALGNVSSSLDFAFVLNIRESEAYPPLFSPQDLSCVEEKISAYKSYTADNLRVLRKQFLKQCLSERLVDADPALPKYEAQLIITRIGITCTCRTLQPGEVCSELDPIEAQRWTEFMGNDGNGYYAN, from the exons ATGGCTTTTGCGCTGATATTTCAG GCAACGCTTGGCAAACAGGCAAAGGCGCTGGGCGCTGGCAACTTGGAAGCGTGGCCCAACATGATCAAACTGCGACCATATGTGCCCTCCAAGCGCATCGCCATACGGGACTCCTCAATTGATGAGGACATCAGCGATGATGTTGACGATGAGGTGTTCATCAAGGACGCCAGATCTGCAAAG CGCAGCGAAGAGCAGGGCCTGAAGCGTCCACTGATGGCGCCGCGTCGCAAGAATAGCTCCGGCTCTGGGAACAGCTCCACGCCGATCATGAAGCAGCACAAGCGACGACGCTGCTGCCGTTGGTGTGAGCCCTTCTGCTATGGCCTTGCCGCGCTCACCGTGCTCTGTGCGCTGTTGAGTTTGGCGGCATTGATGCTGACGCTATTCCCGCTGCCCGTGCAGCGCATCCATCACTGGTGGGGCGAGGATGCGCAGCTGGCGGCCCTGTCCGCTGCGGGCAGCAGCTATGGCAGCAGTCTGGGCAGCGAGTTCGTGCCCTGCACACAGATCAGCGTACAGCGACTGTGGACACGCAGTCTGCCCAGAATGAACAGTGAGAGTCCGTTGCGAGCAGCCGATCTGAATGGGGATGGTATCCGGGATGTAATCTTTGGCTATGGCGTCGACGACAACATACACTACGAGGGCATACCGCTGCCACGCTGCAAATCGGCCCAGCAGGGCGATGATGTGCCCTGCGAGGGTGGCGTCGTGGCGCTCAATGGACGCGATGGTTCCCTATTGTGGCAAACGTGGAGTGTGGCGAATGTGTTCTCGCTGCACTGTAATGCGGACGTAGACCGAGATGGTGGCATCGATTGTTTGGCGGCGGGACGACTGGGC ATGATATTTGCCATTAATGGACGCACTGGTCAGGTCATATGGAACTTTCACGAACTGGAGGTGGAGACCAACTCGCCCATTGTCATGGATCTGTACACGATCAATGTGCTACGCGACCTGGATGGCGATGAGGTGCCCGAACTGATAGCCGCACACTTGGAGGAGCGCGAGGAGTCCAAAGCGGGCCACATAAAGCTTATCTCAGGCAAAACGGGAAAGGTGCTGCGCAGCATACCCACGCCGCATCGCGAGGAGATGTTTGTGCCTATACAGCTGCTGACCCAGGCCGACGGCACCGAGCTGCTGCTCATGTTGACCGGCGGGCAGAATACGCCGGGCGGCATTTACAGTCTGCGGCTGCTCACGTTGATGGCGCACACCAGCGAGAAGCATTTCATCCCACTGCATCAGCAGACGAGCTCTGGTCTGATGGTGCCTGCCGTGCTCAGCGATCTGAATGGCGATGGCATCTCGGATATCGTGGTGGCCGCCTTCAATAGCAGCGTCTATGCCTACGATGGACACACCTATGGGATGCTCTGGAACTATACGTTCCCGGCCAGCGAATGTGTAAGCGCCATTGTGCCCGGGCACTTTGATCGCGATAATGTCACGGATTTTATGGTCAAGTATAATACGGGTCCAGGTTTTCCTGTCTACTATTACTCGCAGACAACGATACTAGACGGACGCACTGGGCAGCCGCTGCTTGATGCCACGATGACGGATGCGGGCGGCGCAAGCAGTTTGCTCGGTGGCGTCTCCATCTCGCAAAGCTTTGGCGGCGATTTCTTTCTGCACTGGCAGCTGCAGTGCCGCAACAGGCCGAATGCAAGAGATGCTTACGAGTTTGTGCCGGACAGCGACATCATTTTGCAGGCACGGGCGGACACCTGTCGGCTACGCTATAACGAGTCCATGGTGCTGAAGCTGTTTGCCATTGCCCGGCACATTGAGCCGCCGGGCGCTGTGCTGTTTAGCACAGATGATCTCGAGGTGCATCTGAATCGCACACAGCGACCGGCGCCGGCGGGCAAAAAGTCGCCGCTCAAGCATCCCAAGCTGCTCAAGAAGCTGCTGGCCAATCGGGAGCAACTGCTGAGGCAGGCCGCCATAGATGGAGCCgatcagcagcaggagcagccgcCTGGTCCGGTCAAGTACACAAAACAGCATCACAAGCATCCGCTGCCAGAGCTGTTGCCGGAGAACGAGTTGCCCAGCTTTGCTGGTGGATACATCAAGGAGCCCTACAAAGAATTT AAGGACTATGAGCCAGGGGCAGTAGAAAACCCCAATGCCATGCGTCTGCCAGAGGAGTATGAGCTAGTGTACAATGATGAGCTGCCGCAGCTGGCGGAGCAGAACGAGCGGCCCATACATCTACGCAGCAAATATCCCAGTGGGAGCAATCGGGATGTGCGCAGCGGCAGACTTGAGTCgagcagcaccaccagcacccCCAGCAGCACCTCCACCAGCCAGCCGTTGTCCGCACAGTCGCCGCTCAGCCTGTGGGATCTGGAGCTGGACAATGAGGCGCAGGAGCAGGCAGCggatgcagcagctgcggcagcggtaACCAGTTCCACGAGACAGTCGCAGTATCGCAGACGCAAGCGACAGCGACGTAATGAGCCAGCCTCTGCCAGCAGCACCAGTAGCAGTGCTTCCACTACCAGCAATAATGCTAGCGAGGATTCGACAGCGACGCCAGTGGATGCACCAGCAGAGGACTGGTATTTGGCATCTATTTCGTCGACGGGCGTGTTGCTCAAGGCGCTGGGCAATGTCAGCTCTTCGCTAGactttgcctttgtgctcaaCATACGCGAATCCGAGGCGTATCCACCGTTGTTCTCGCCGCAGGATCTCAGCTGTGTCGAGGAAAAGATCAGCGCCTATAAAA GCTATACCGCCGACAATTTGCGCGTGCTGCGCAAGCAATTCCTCAAGCAGTGCCTGAGCGAGCGGCTCGTTGACGCGGATCCCGCGTTGCCCAAATATGAGGCACAGCTGATAATTACACGAATTGGCATTACATGCACCTGCCGCACGCTGCAGCCGGGCGAGGTGTGCTCTGAGCTGGATCCAATTGAAGCACAACGCTGGACTGAGTTCATGGGCAATGATGGCAATGGCTATTATGCCAATTAA
- the ort gene encoding glycine receptor subunit alpha-4 has product MVAQIILLVICCICLKHFAKGEFQQSLAITDILPEDIKRYDKMRPPKKEGQPTIVYFHVTVMGLDSIDENSMTYVADVFFAQTWKDHRLRLPENMTQEYRLLEVDWLKNMWRPDSFFKNAKSVTFQTMTIPNHYMWLYKDKTILYMVKLTLKLSCIMNFAIYPHDTQECKLQMESLSHTTDDLIFQWDPTTPLVVDENIELPQVALIRNETADCTQVYSTGNFTCLEVVFTLKRRLVYYVFNTYIPTCMIVIMSWVSFWIKPEAAPARVTLGVTSLLTLSTQHAKSQSSLPPVSYLKAVDAFMSVCTVFVFMALMEYCLINIVLSDTPIPKPMAYPPKPVAGEGGKKEGEAAPAGGSNAPNNKQPTMLPLADEKIEKIEKIFDEMTKNKRIVTTTRRVVRPPLDADGPWIPRHESHIMLTPTIRPPPPPPPAPEPEMPKPKLTPAQERLKRAIYIDRSSRVLFPALFASLNCIYWIVFYEYL; this is encoded by the exons ATGGTCGCGCAAATAATTCTGCTCGTCATTTGCTGCATTTGCCTGAAACACTTTGCTAAGGGTGAATTTCA ACAAAGTCTGGCTATAACCGATATCTTACCTGAGGACATCAAACGCTATGACAAAATGCGCCCACCCAAGAAGGAGGGTCAGCCTACGATTGTCTATTTTCATGTCACAGTCATGGGTCTCGATTCTATCGATGAGAACTCCATGACCTATGTGGCGGATGTGTTCTTTGCACAGACCTGGAAGGATCATCGTCTGCGTCTGCCAGAGAATATGACACAGGAGTATCGACTGCTCGAGGTGGATTGGCTCAAAAATATGTGGCGACCGGACTCCTTCTTTAAGAACGCCAAATCGGTTACATTTCAAACCATGACAATACCCAATCACTATATGTGGCTCTACAAAGACAAGACCATACTCTATATGGTGAAGCTAACGCTTAAGCTATCCTGTATTATGAACTTTGCCATCTATCCACATGATACACAggagtgcaagctgcaaatGGAGAGCT TATCGCATACCACAGATGATTTAATCTTTCAATGGGATCCCACCACGCCGTTGGTGGTGGACGAGAACATTGAGTTACCGCAGGTGGCGCTGATACGCAATGAGACCGCGGACTGTACACAGGTCTATTCGACTGGGAATTTCACCTGTTTGGAGGTGGTTTTTACGCTAAAACGACGCCTGGTCTACTATGTATTCAATACCTATATACCCACCTGCATGATTGTGATCATGTCGTGGGTGTCCTTCTGGATCAAACCGGAGGCAGCGCCGGCGCGTGTCACACTAGGAGTCACATCGTTGCTCACGCTCTCCACGCAGCACGCAAAATCGCAGTCATCGTTGCCGCCCGTCTCCTATTTGAAAGCTGTGGATGCATTCATGTCCGTCTGCACGGTGTTTGTGTTTATGGCTCTAATGGAGTATTGCCTGATAAATATTGTGCTCAGCGACACGCCCATACCCAAACCTATGGCATATCCACCTAAGCCTGTGGCCGGTGAGGGGGGTAAAAAGGAAGGGGAGGCGGCTCCAGCCGGTGGCAGTAATGCTCCAAACAATAAGCAGCCCACAATGTTGCCCCTGGCGGAtgagaaaattgaaaaaattgaaaagattTTTGATGAGATGACCAAAAATAAGCGA ATTGTGACCACCACTCGCCGCGTGGTGCGGCCCCCGCTAGACGCCGACGGTCCCTGGATACCGCGTCACGAGTCGCACATTATGCTGACCCCAACCATAcggccaccgccaccgccgccaccggCACCGGAACCGGAAATGCCCAAGCCGAAGTTAACGCCCGCCCAGGAGCGTCTCAAGCGCGCCATCTATATCGATCGCTCATCGCGTGTGCTCTTCCCCGCGCTCTTTGCCAGCCTTAATTGCATCTATTGGATTGTGTTTTACGAGTATCTGTAA